The Raphanus sativus cultivar WK10039 chromosome 2, ASM80110v3, whole genome shotgun sequence genome includes a region encoding these proteins:
- the LOC108842477 gene encoding CRM-domain containing factor CFM3B, chloroplastic: MAMNSSRHFYPATFDSLGSSFCKLHGTTSLRFLRYSSSIHVASSTRRFGLVKLCSGRGRDESWNRTQKQNHFKPSKLVLNHRKGERFLDSGVTSVENGGGSSSTMERIVEKLKKFGFVDEDEEIEQERRFVEEEENPRNNRRGGGYTEESSPFGVYGGDGEVKFPWEKASSKEKENEEELVNGVWTAKKESRYSLAEMTLPQAELNRLRNVMFRTKSKMRVKGAGVTQAVVDAIQEKWKGSEIVRLKIEGTNALNMRRMHELLERKTGGLVIWRSGTSIALYKYKNDTYRRDASVPMSKQIYRRAQTSTSSLPTGRVDHSIEQVHHPQLEKETTNVGNEDRTSHQEVEYEDEINELLEGLGPRYTDWQGGYPLPVDADLLPGIVPGYEPPFRVVPYGVRSTLGQKEATSLRRLGKVLPPHFALGRSRQMQGLATAMVKLWEESLIAKVALKRGVQLTTSERMAEDIKRLTGGMLLSRNKDFLVFYRGKSFLSPQVAEALVEKERLARTFQDEEEQARLRASSGLVVPRVKANQNLVSTGTLGETLDAASKWGRNLDDDDHVEEVKQEAEKLRSANLVRKLERKLAFAEKRLLKAERALAKVEESLKPSEHRTDTEGITEEERFMFQKLGLRMKAFLLLGRRGVFDGTVENMHLHWKYRELVKILVKAKSFEGAQKVALALEAESGGILVSVDKISKGYAIIVYRGKDYKRPSELRPKNLLTKRKALARSVELQRRQGIIKHIAVVQARTEQLRAEIEQVELVKDKGDQVLYNKLDMAYSSSDEETEETDGEGDDIYLDTYEEDGEEAGIQAKGSLSDVEFDSDDEDWDSDELETELDDDDDDSASSTAPEATSGNLHNEERHLQP, from the exons ATGGCGATGAATTCAAGTCGCCATTTTTATCCAGCAACATTCGATTCGTTGGGAAGCTCCTTCTGCAAGCTCCATGGAACCACTTCCCTCCGATTCTTAAGGTACAGTTCATCAATTCATGTAGCTTCATCGACGAGGAGATTCGGTTTGGTTAAACTATGTAGTGGTAGGGGTAGGGATGAGAGTTGGAACAGAACCCAGAAGCAGAATCATTTTAAACCTTCGAAGTTAGTGCTGAATCATCGGAAAGGAGAGAGATTTTTAGATTCAGGGGTAACGAGTGTTGAGAATGGTGGTGGTAGTAGTAGTACAATGGAGAGGATTGTGGAGAAATTGAAAAAGTTCGGATTTGTTGACGAAGATGAAGAGATTGAACAAGAGAGGAGGTTtgtggaggaagaagagaatccGAGGAATAATAGGAGAGGTGGTGGATACACGGAGGAGTCATCACCGTTTGGTGTTTACGGAGGTGATGGAGAAGTTAAGTTCCCTTGGGAAAAAGCAAGTTCTAAGGAGAAGGAGAATGAGGAGGAGCTAGTTAATGGAGTGTGGACAGCTAAGAAGGAGAGTAGATACTCGCTTGCGGAGATGACTCTTCCGCAAGCAGAGCTGAACCGGTTGAGGAATGTGATGTTTAGGACGAAGAGCAAGATGAGAGTTAAAGGTGCAGGTGTCACTCAGGCTGTGGTTGATGCGATTCAGGAGAAGTGGAAGGGCTCAGAGATTGTTAGACTCAAGATCGAAGGTACAAATGCGCTCAACATGAGACGGATGCATGAACTTCTGGAG CGAAAAACTGGTGGTTTGGTGATTTGGAGGTCAGGGACTTCCATCGCCTTGTACAAATACAAAAACGACACTTACAGGAGGGATGCGTCGGTGCCAATGAGCAAGCAAATATACCGAAGAGCACAGACATCAACCTCTTCCTTACCTACAGGTAGAGTGGATCATAGTATTGAGCAAGTGCATCATCCTCAGCTAGAGAAGGAGACAACAAACGTGGGAAATGAAGACAGGACATCTCATCAAGAAGTCGAATATGAAGATGAAATAAATGAATTGTTAGAAGGTCTTGGTCCTCGATACACGGACTGGCAGGGAGGTTATCCATTACCTGTTGATGCTGATTTGCTTCCAGGGATAGTACCTGGTTACGAACCTCCTTTCAGGGTTGTTCCTTATGGAGTGAGATCAACTCTGGGACAAAAGGAGGCAACCTCTCTAAGGAGACTTGGCAAAGTTCTTCCTCCACACTTTGCTTTAG GTCGAAGTAGACAGATGCAAGGGTTGGCAACAGCCATGGTTAAGCTATGGGAGGAGAGTTTGATTGCTAAGGTTGCCCTTAAACGTGGTGTACAACTGACTACCAGTGAGAGAATGGCTGAGGACATCAAG AGATTGACGGGAGGTATGCTGCTCTCTAGGAACAAAGACTTCTTGGTTTTCTACAGAGGGAAGAGTTTTCTGTCACCACAAGTAGCTGAAGCATTGGTGGAGAAGGAGAGACTCGCAAGGACATTCCAAGACGAAGAGGAACAGGCACGTCTAAGAGCGTCATCGGGTCTGGTTGTCCCACGTGTTAAAGCTAATCAAAACCTTGTTTCTACCGGCACTCTTGGAGAAACTCTTGATGCAGCTAGTAAGTGGGGAAGGAATCTGGATGACGATGATCACGTGGAGGAAGTGAAACAAGAGGCTGAGAAACTGAGGTCTGCGAATCTTGTCAGAAAGTTGGAAAGGAAACTTGCTTTT GCTGAGAAAAGGTTGCTGAAAGCTGAACGTGCATTAGCTAAGGTAGAGGAATCTCTGAAGCCATCAGAGCACAGAACAGACACTGAGGGCATAACTGAGGAAGAGAGATTTATGTTCCAGAAGCTCGGATTGAGGATGAAAGCCTTCTTACTGCTTG GTCGAAGAGGGGTGTTTGATGGTACTGTGGAGAACATGCACTTGCACTGGAAATACAGGGAGCTAGTCAAAATTCTTGTGAAGGCTAAAAGTTTTGAGGGTGCGCAGAAAGTGGCATTGGCCCTTGAAGCCGAGAGTGGAGGAATCCTGGTTTCTGTTGACAAGATTTCCAAAGGCTATGCCATTATCGTGTATAGAGGAAAAGACTATAAGCGTCCTTCCGAGTTAAGGCCTAAGAACCTCTTGACAAAGAGGAAAGCTTTGGCGCGTTCTGTTGAGCTCCAAAGACGGCAG GGTATTATAAAACATATTGCGGTGGTACAGGCGAGAACAGAGCAGTTGAGAGCTGAAATC GAACAAGTGGAACTTGTAAAAGACAAGGGAGATCAAGTGTTATACAACAAGCTTGACATGGCATATTCTTCTAGCGATGAGGAGACCGAAGAGACAGAT GGAGAAGGAGATGACATCTATTTAGATACATACGAAGAGGATGGTGAAGAAGCTGGGATCCAGGCCAAGGGTTCACTATCTGATGTTGAATTTGATTCAGATGATGAAGACTGGGATTCAGATGAATTAGAAACTgagcttgatgatgatgatgatgattctgcATCCTCCACAGCACCAGAAGCAACCTCTGGAAATCTTCATAACGAGGAACGTCATCTGCAACCATAA
- the LOC108841410 gene encoding defensin-like protein 182 has product MERITPLVLLVSLLIMFASVVNQTRANICVDGLGTCKSCDQRCKSKHGPSSQGDCDDRSIGGPLCRCHYQCESPSVTPRNTCNGGAGLCSVKCPQKCCDINCAYKYAGGSGMCYTLGNSGVCQCKYPC; this is encoded by the exons ATGGAGAGAATAACTCCACTTGTATTACTCGTTAGCCTACTTATCATGTTTGCCTCAG TTGTGAATCAGACTAGAGCAAATATATGCGTCGATGGACTAGGCACTTGCAAAAGCTGCGACCAGAGATGCAAGTCCAAACATGGGCCATCAAGCCAAGGTGACTGTGATGACCGCTCCATTGGGGGGCCTCTCTGCAGGTGCCACTACCAATGTGAATCACCCTCGGTGACTCCACGCAATACTTGCAATGGTGGGGCCGGTTTATGTAGTGTAAAGTGCCCCCAAAAATGTTGCGATATTAACTGTGCATATAAGTATGCAGGTGGAAGTGGGATGTGTTACACCCTCGGTAATTCTGGTGTTTGCCAATGCAAGTATCCTTGTTAA
- the LOC108820831 gene encoding acylamino-acid-releasing enzyme: MDSSGVNSATEEEEYATQSKLLKDFMSIPTIDKAWIFNSASGPQAMVAMSQANLLANKKRKFMVSGHISKESNQSVNFHWSPFPTEMTGASAFVPSPSGLKLLVVRNPDDDNKSPTKFEIWSSSQLEKEFHIPHKVHSSVYVDGWFEGISWNSDESLVAYVAEAPSLPKPTFDNLGYYKKENSLDKDIGGWEGQGDWEEEWGEAYAGKKQPALFVINVDSGEVEHIKGVPRSISVGQVVWSPNSRGSGAAQYLVFVGWLGDKRKFGIKYCANRQCAIYAIRHKEPKDYANEAFPIHKLTKSISSGYSPRFSKDGKFLLFLSAKTAADSGAHWVAESLHKINWPSDGILTDSTDIVDLVQIVNCPDDGCFPGLYGTGLLGDPWLSDGQTIILSSYWRSFRVILSLNLLSGELSRVSPNDSYSWSILALDGDDVLAVSSSPVSVPEIKYGKKVLDPAGKPSWQWSNIQKPIFKCSDKVKLGLSSLQFKILKVSVSNVSECLTEGAKKPIEAIYVSSSKPKENGKCDPLVVVIHGGPHSVATCSFSKTLAYLSSVGYSLLNVNYRGSLGFGKEALQSLSGNVGSQDVNDVLSAVDHAIEMGLADPSRITLIGGSHGGFLATHLIGQAPDKFVAAAVRNPVCNIASLVGITDTPDWGFFQAYGDKNHYTEAPSPEDMSRFHQVSPISHISKVKTPTLFILGAMDLRVPISNGLQYMRALKEKGVEVKVLVFPNDNHPLDRPQTDYESFLNVAVWFNKYCKL; the protein is encoded by the exons ATGGATTCTTCTGGAGTTAACTCAGCTACTGAGGAGGAAGAGTATGCCACACAGTCAAAGTTACTTAAAGACTTCATGAGTATTCCCACCATTGACAAAGCTTGGATTTTCAACTCTGCttctg GTCCTCAAGCAATGGTTGCAATGAGTCAAGCAAACCTTTTGGCTAATAAAAAGAGGAAGTTTATGGTATCTGGTCATATCTCAAAAGAAAGCAACCAATCTGTAAACTTTCACTGGTCGCCGTTTCCCACCGAGATGACTGGCGCATCTGCTTTTGTCCCGTCTCCATCTGGTCTGAAGCTCCTCGTAGTTCGGAATCCTGATGATGATAACAAATCTCCTACAAAGTTTGAGATATGGAGTTCGTCTCAGCTAGAGAAGGAGTTTCATATCCCACACAAAGTTCATAGCTCTGTATACGTTGACGGATG GTTTGAAGGGATCTCTTGGAACTCAGATGAGAGTCTTGTTGCTTATGTAGCTGAGGCACCATCTCTTCCCAAGCCTACATTTGACAATCTAGGTTATTACAAGAAAGAAAATTCTTTGGACAAGGATATTGGTGGCTGGGAAGGTCAAGGAGATTGGGAAGAGGAATGGGGAGAAGCATATGCCGGAAAAAAGCAGCCTGCGCTGTTTGTTATCAATGTTGACAG TGGAGAGGTTGAACATATCAAAGGTGTTCCAAGATCCATAAGTGTTGGACAGGTGGTTTGGAGTCCAAACAGTAGAGGCTCAGGCGCAGCTCAGTACTTAGTTTTTGTGGGATGGTTAGGAGATAAAAGAAAGTTCGGTATTAAGTACTGCGCTAACAGACAATGTGCCATATACGCAATTAGACACAAAGAACCAAA GGATTATGCTAACGAAGCATTCCCTATTCATAAATTGACAAAGAGCATAAGCAGCGGTTATTCCCCACGGTTCAG CAAAGATGGAAAGTTTCTTCTGTTTTTATCCGCAAAGACCGCTGCTGATTCCGGTGCCCATTGGGTAGCCGAGTCACTACACAAGATTAACTGGCCAAGTGATGGGATACTTACTGACTCAACAGATATTGTTGATCTG GTTCAAATTGTGAATTGTCCTGACGATGGTTGTTTCCCTGGGCTCTATGGTACCGGCCTTCTGGGTGATCCGTGGCTCTCGGATGGACAGACTATTATCTTGTCTTCTTACTGGCGTAGTTTTAGAGTAATACTCAGCCTAAATTTACTAAG TGGTGAATTGTCAAGAGTCAGCCCTAATGATTCATATTCATGGAGCATTCTTGCCCTAGATGGTGATGATGTACTTGCCG TGTCTAGCAGTCCAGTGAGTGTTCCTGAAATTAAGTATGGGAAGAAAGTTCTTGATCCAGCTGGGAAGCCTTCATGGCAATGGTCAAATATCCAAAAACCAATATTTAAATGCTCTGATAAG GTCAAGttaggactttcatctcttcaGTTCAAAATTCTAAAAGTTTCAGTCAGTAATGTTTCTGAATGTCTTACCGAAG GGGCCAAAAAACCTATTGAAGCTATATATGTTTCGTCTTCAAAGCCCAAGGAGAATGGGAAATGTGATCCATTAGTTGTTGTTATCCATGGAGGCCCTCATTCAGTTGCAACATGCAGCTTCTCCAAGACTTTGGCTTATCTCTCCTCTGTTGGATACAGTCTGCTGAATGTTAATTACAG GGGTTCGTTGGGATTTGGGAAAGAAGCTTTGCAGTCTCTATCTGGAAACGTTGGATCACAG GACGTGAACGATGTGCTCTCTGCTGTAGATCATGCCATTGAAATGGGACTTGCAGACCCGTCTAGAATAACCCTGATAGGTGGTTCTCACGGTGGGTTTCTAGCCACACACTTGATTGGCCAG GCGCCAGATAAATTTGTGGCAGCAGCTGTAAGGAACCCTGTATGCAACATTGCATCATTGGTTGGGATTACAGATACACCTGATTGGGGTTTCTTTCAAGCCTATGGTGACAAGAATCACTATACAGAAGCCCCTTCACCTGAAGATATGTCTCGGTTTCATCAAGTGTCTCCTATATCACACATCTCAAAG GTGAAAACACCCACTCTGTTTATCTTGGGAGCTATGGATCTCCGTGTTCCCATTTCAAACGGACTTCAA TACATGAGGGCGTTAAAGGAGAAAGGAGTTGAGGTTAAAGTTCTTGTCTTTCCCAACGACAATCATCCCCTAGACAG ACCGCAGACGGATTATGAAAGTTTTCTCAACGTTGCTGTCTGGTTCAACAAGTACTGCAAGCTGTGA
- the LOC108837714 gene encoding CBL-interacting serine/threonine-protein kinase 4: MGFPSPPSREKPPVTILLGKYELGRRLGSGSFAKVHVARSIETDELAAVKIIDKKKTADAGMEPRIIREIEAMRRLHHHPNVLRIHEVMATKTKIYLVVELAAGGELYARIRRLGRLRESEARRYFQQLASALAFCHREGIAHRDVKPQNLLLDRDGNLKVSDFGLSALPEHRSSEGMLHTSCGTPAYTAPEVLAQKSYDGAKADSWSCGVFLFVLLAGYVPFEDSNVVTMYRKIQRRDYKFPNWISKPARSVIYKLLDPNPETRMSMEAVTDTKWFKKSVETTPQFQPSVLESDDRLGKLRGHTITAFDLISLSAGLDLSGLFERRKRKETRFTSKVSVEEVVEKAKAIGEKLGCRVEKKKDEMVVGLGKGRTTVVVEAVELVEGLVVAEMKVVEGVEEEEEQEESYWSELVVEFEEIVLSWHGICES, encoded by the coding sequence ATGGGCTTCCCATCTCCACCATCACGAGAAAAACCTCCAGTGACCATTCTGCTCGGTAAATACGAACTCGGTCGCCGATTGGGCAGTGGCAGCTTCGCCAAAGTCCACGTGGCACGCTCCATCGAAACCGACGAACTCGCGGCCGTTAAAATCATCGACAAGAAAAAAACCGCGGACGCCGGCATGGAACCGAGGATCATCCGCGAGATCGAAGCCATGCGCCGCCTCCACCACCACCCCAACGTCCTCAGAATCCACGAAGTCATGGCcaccaaaaccaaaatctacCTCGTCGTGGAGCTCGCCGCCGGCGGAGAGCTCTACGCCAGAATCCGCCGTCTCGGCCGCCTCCGAGAATCCGAGGCGCGTCGCTACTTCCAGCAGCTCGCCTCCGCGCTGGCCTTCTGCCACCGCGAAGGGATCGCTCACCGCGACGTGAAGCCGCAGAACCTCCTCCTCGACAGGGACGGTAACCTCAAGGTCTCCGACTTCGGACTATCGGCTCTCCCGGAGCACCGCAGCAGCGAAGGGATGCTCCACACGTCGTGCGGCACGCCGGCTTACACGGCTCCGGAGGTGCTCGCTCAGAAGTCGTACGATGGAGCGAAGGCGGATTCGTGGTCTTGTGGCGTCTTCCTCTTCGTTCTTCTCGCGGGATACGTTCCTTTCGAGGACTCGAACGTTGTGACCATGTACCGGAAGATCCAGCGGAGAGATTACAAGTTCCCGAACTGGATCTCGAAACCTGCTCGATCCGTCATCTACAAGTTGCTGGATCCGAATCCAGAAACGAGGATGAGTATGGAAGCTGTAACTGACACCAAATGGTTCAAAAAGTCCGTTGAAACTACTCCTCAGTTTCAGCCTAGTGTACTGGAATCGGATGATCGGTTGGGGAAACTGAGAGGCCATACGATCACAGCCTTTGATTTGATCTCGTTATCGGCGGGATTGGATCTATCGGGGCTGTttgagaggaggaagaggaaggagacgAGGTTTACGTCGAAGGTTTCGGTGGAGGAAGTTGTGGAGAAGGCGAAGGCGATAGGGGAAAAGTTGGGGTGTagagtggagaagaagaaggatgagatGGTTGTGGGGTTGGGAAAAGGAAGAACGACGGTGGTTGTTGAGGCGGTGGAGCTGGTGGAAGGTTTGGTTGTTGCGGAGATGAAGGTGGTGGAAGGtgtagaggaggaggaggagcaggaGGAATCTTATTGGTCGGAGCTTGTTGTAGAGTTTGAGGAGATTGTGCTTTCGTGGCACGGTATCTGTGAAAGTTGA